In Acidaminococcus timonensis, one DNA window encodes the following:
- a CDS encoding NUDIX hydrolase has translation MKTMHEDRLDETELSSEEAFSGKLLHLFVDKVRLPNGDGATREYIKHPGAVGILPVTEDGSMVFVKQYRYPVHSVIYEIPAGKLEKGEEFLPSAKRELSEETGLTADSWTKLTSICTTPGFTDETIHLFLAKGLHQGRQHPDPDEFLDVVTLPEEKVRQMVLTEDIFDAKTLAALLLYFLKKES, from the coding sequence ATGAAAACCATGCATGAGGATCGTTTGGACGAAACAGAGCTTTCCAGTGAGGAAGCCTTCAGCGGCAAACTGCTGCACCTGTTCGTGGACAAGGTGCGGCTGCCCAACGGGGACGGTGCTACCCGGGAGTACATCAAACACCCGGGTGCTGTGGGCATCCTGCCGGTGACGGAAGACGGGAGCATGGTGTTCGTGAAGCAGTACCGGTACCCTGTCCATTCGGTGATCTACGAGATCCCGGCAGGCAAACTGGAAAAAGGGGAGGAATTCCTGCCCAGTGCCAAACGGGAGCTGTCCGAAGAGACCGGTCTCACCGCCGACAGCTGGACCAAACTTACCTCCATCTGCACCACGCCGGGCTTTACTGATGAAACCATCCATCTGTTCCTTGCCAAAGGACTCCACCAGGGCCGGCAGCATCCGGATCCGGACGAGTTCCTGGATGTTGTAACCCTGCCCGAAGAAAAAGTGAGACAAATGGTCTTGACAGAAGACATCTTTGATGCAAAAACCCTTGCAGCGCTTCTTCTGTACTTCCTGAAAAAAGAATCCTGA
- a CDS encoding stage V sporulation protein S — translation MDVLKVSTKSNPNSVAGALAGVLRENGKAEIQAIGAGALNQAVKAVAIARGFVAPHGMDLVCVPAFIDINIDGEERTAIKLLVEPR, via the coding sequence ATGGATGTACTAAAAGTTTCGACAAAATCCAATCCGAATTCTGTAGCAGGTGCGTTAGCAGGAGTATTGAGAGAAAACGGCAAAGCTGAGATCCAGGCCATTGGAGCCGGCGCTCTGAACCAGGCCGTGAAAGCCGTTGCCATTGCCCGTGGGTTCGTGGCACCCCATGGTATGGATCTGGTCTGTGTCCCCGCATTCATCGATATCAACATCGACGGCGAAGAACGTACGGCCATCAAACTGCTGGTGGAACCGCGCTGA
- a CDS encoding ABC transporter substrate-binding protein, whose translation MMMKKKWMAWLAVGALTLGTLVAGCGSDKTAQKAAAPKMDKVSITYVQAPLNVPSIVEKANQSFEKKFKEKGVTAGYSTITSGADQTAALASGDIQFLNCVGGSSVLLSAANGNDIKIISLYSQAPKAFKLFSKDGSIQSAADLKGKTIAGPKGTILHELLAAYLQKAGLTMKDVKFVSMGLPAAASAMENGSADCALLAGPLAYNAEKKGMHVVTTGEGLVSGLTVTAVSGKFYKEYKDLVDTFLAVQKETLDFMQKNPDKALEMTAKATELKPEAVKDMYPLYDFSMKITPEAIESLKKTQDFLVASGMMEKKVDVDALFVK comes from the coding sequence ATGATGATGAAAAAAAAGTGGATGGCATGGCTGGCGGTGGGGGCTCTGACCCTGGGCACCCTGGTGGCCGGCTGCGGCAGCGATAAGACGGCCCAGAAGGCCGCTGCCCCCAAAATGGACAAGGTGAGCATCACCTATGTGCAGGCGCCTCTGAACGTGCCTTCCATTGTGGAAAAAGCCAACCAGAGCTTTGAAAAGAAGTTCAAGGAAAAAGGCGTTACCGCCGGCTACAGCACCATCACTTCCGGTGCCGATCAGACGGCGGCCCTGGCCAGCGGCGACATCCAGTTCCTGAACTGCGTGGGCGGTTCTTCTGTGCTGTTGTCTGCGGCCAACGGGAACGACATCAAGATCATCAGCCTGTATTCCCAGGCTCCCAAAGCGTTCAAACTGTTCTCCAAAGACGGCAGCATCCAAAGTGCCGCTGACCTGAAGGGCAAGACCATTGCCGGACCCAAGGGCACCATCCTCCACGAACTGCTGGCCGCCTACCTGCAGAAGGCCGGCCTGACCATGAAGGACGTGAAATTCGTTTCCATGGGGCTGCCTGCCGCCGCTTCCGCCATGGAAAACGGTTCTGCTGACTGTGCCCTGCTGGCCGGCCCTCTGGCCTACAACGCCGAAAAGAAGGGCATGCATGTGGTGACCACCGGCGAAGGACTGGTTTCCGGCCTGACGGTGACCGCTGTCAGCGGCAAGTTCTACAAGGAATACAAGGATCTGGTGGACACCTTCCTGGCCGTCCAGAAAGAAACCCTGGACTTCATGCAGAAGAACCCGGACAAGGCCCTGGAAATGACCGCCAAGGCCACCGAGCTGAAACCGGAAGCGGTCAAAGACATGTATCCGCTGTATGACTTCAGTATGAAAATCACACCGGAAGCCATCGAATCCCTGAAGAAGACCCAGGATTTCCTGGTTGCCTCCGGCATGATGGAAAAGAAGGTCGACGTGGACGCGCTGTTTGTGAAATAA
- a CDS encoding ABC transporter ATP-binding protein, with product MSGTEITLQHISKVYGSRTVLHDLDLTLDTGECTVILGKSGCGKTTFLRLLAGLEEPSSGTLKRPAGLKLGMMFQEARLFPWLTCRQNIALGLPRRADPGEVDHWLQLVQLTDAADQYPHQLSGGMQQRASLARTLAMHSQLILMDEPFAALDYFTRAQLQQELRTMQQQLKRGIVLVTHNVDEALTLGDRLLILRQGRFAREMHLPPGPRDLLSPELIKAKRSLLAALA from the coding sequence ATGAGCGGAACTGAAATCACCTTACAGCATATCAGCAAAGTCTATGGCTCCCGCACCGTCCTCCACGACCTGGACCTGACCCTGGATACCGGGGAATGTACGGTGATCCTGGGCAAATCCGGGTGCGGAAAGACCACCTTCCTCCGTCTGCTGGCAGGGCTGGAGGAACCTTCTTCCGGCACCCTGAAGCGTCCTGCAGGGCTGAAGCTGGGTATGATGTTCCAGGAGGCCCGGCTGTTCCCCTGGCTTACCTGCCGGCAGAACATCGCCCTGGGCCTGCCCCGGAGGGCGGATCCCGGAGAGGTCGACCACTGGCTCCAGCTGGTGCAGCTGACCGATGCGGCGGACCAGTATCCCCACCAGCTTTCCGGAGGCATGCAGCAGCGGGCTTCCCTGGCCCGGACTCTGGCCATGCACAGCCAGCTGATCCTCATGGATGAACCCTTTGCAGCCCTGGATTACTTTACCCGGGCCCAGTTGCAGCAGGAACTGCGGACCATGCAGCAGCAACTCAAAAGGGGCATCGTGCTGGTGACCCACAATGTGGACGAAGCCCTGACCCTGGGGGATCGGCTGCTGATCCTCCGGCAGGGCCGTTTTGCCCGGGAGATGCACCTGCCGCCAGGTCCCCGTGACCTGCTCTCTCCGGAACTGATCAAGGCGAAACGCAGCCTGCTGGCTGCTTTGGCATAA
- a CDS encoding ABC transporter permease, translating into MGSLRSKLQVLLPFVVVLLLWKEATDQGLWSSYILPSPQRVWETTIHMVHNGELARHIAISLRRILWGFGWAFAASCILSSLNLLFPRLRHCYSGLLEVFRHVPPLSLIPLLILWFGIGELPKTIIIVLASFFPMYLNMDDGFRRCDRKLLEVGRMLGFTPWQTLWKIRLPAALPGILTGLRVGMGYSLRAIIGAEMIAADSGLGYLILDAQAMSRSDKVIIGILAIGALGLGLDGVFALVERRLLRYERN; encoded by the coding sequence ATGGGCTCCCTGAGAAGTAAACTGCAGGTCCTGCTTCCCTTTGTGGTGGTGTTGCTGCTTTGGAAGGAGGCCACGGACCAGGGCCTGTGGAGCAGCTACATCCTACCCTCCCCCCAGCGGGTGTGGGAGACCACCATCCATATGGTGCACAACGGGGAACTGGCCAGACACATCGCCATCAGCCTGCGGCGCATCCTGTGGGGCTTTGGCTGGGCGTTTGCAGCCAGCTGCATCCTGAGCAGCCTGAACCTGCTGTTTCCCCGGTTGCGGCACTGTTACAGCGGCCTTCTGGAGGTGTTCCGTCACGTACCGCCCCTGAGTCTGATTCCTCTCCTGATCCTGTGGTTCGGCATCGGGGAGCTGCCCAAGACCATCATCATTGTGCTGGCTTCGTTTTTTCCCATGTATCTGAACATGGACGACGGATTCCGCCGGTGCGACCGGAAGCTGCTGGAAGTGGGCCGGATGCTGGGGTTCACGCCCTGGCAGACTCTTTGGAAGATCCGGCTTCCGGCGGCCCTCCCCGGCATCCTCACCGGACTGCGGGTGGGCATGGGCTACAGCCTGCGGGCCATCATCGGCGCAGAAATGATCGCCGCCGACAGCGGGCTGGGGTATCTGATCCTGGACGCTCAGGCCATGAGCCGCAGCGACAAGGTGATCATCGGGATTCTGGCCATCGGAGCCCTGGGGCTGGGGCTGGACGGGGTGTTCGCCCTGGTGGAGAGGAGGCTGCTGCGGTATGAGCGGAACTGA
- a CDS encoding TM1266 family iron-only hydrogenase system putative regulator: MNEQTRVALLGIIVEDPDAVEALNAILHDFGPYVIGRMGIPYHARNIHIISVVLDAPQDIISNLSGRIGKLKGVTAKTSYAKVDGDHGLPEK, translated from the coding sequence ATGAACGAACAAACCCGTGTGGCGCTTTTGGGCATTATTGTGGAGGACCCGGATGCGGTGGAAGCGCTGAACGCCATTTTGCATGATTTCGGTCCCTATGTGATCGGCCGGATGGGCATTCCCTACCATGCCCGGAACATCCACATCATCAGCGTGGTGCTGGACGCTCCCCAGGACATCATCAGCAACCTGTCCGGACGCATCGGCAAACTGAAGGGTGTTACGGCCAAGACGTCCTATGCAAAGGTGGATGGGGATCATGGGCTCCCTGAGAAGTAA
- a CDS encoding tripartite tricarboxylate transporter permease, producing MENQYALMAMGFLNALTPMNIVIMIASVTMGIIIGCMPGLSAAMGVALLLPLTFGMEPSAGLIMLGGIYCGAIFGGSISAILIHTPGTPASAATAIDGYAMTLKGKAGKALATACIASFWGGLLSCISLYFFAPALARLAMEFGSPEYFWLSLFGLTIIAGINTDSMILGLMSGAFGLVLSTIGMDPMQGVERFMFGQDSLYNGINITCALIGLFSMSQAFILAEKAIVKRAKAANFKDRIMLSLQEMKQITPTVIRSWIIGNIIGILPGAGASIACFLGYNEAKRFSKHPEEFGKGSIEGIAGSEAANNAVTGGSLIPTLTLGIPGESVTAVLMGGLIIHGLQPGPELFTKYAPMTYTFFGGFVVIQFFMLAIGLLGCRLFAKIARVSDAILIPSIFVLCVVGSFAINNSAFDVKVMFVFGIIGYLMRKCNMNTAAVVLALILGPLGEKGLRRSLSLSGGDTSILLSTNICKILLALCLLSLLSPFVMKLFKKEKKADEAVLEAEDKEIREAEKEKKE from the coding sequence ATGGAAAATCAATATGCATTGATGGCCATGGGGTTCCTGAACGCACTCACGCCCATGAATATCGTCATCATGATCGCCAGTGTGACCATGGGGATCATCATCGGCTGCATGCCGGGTCTGTCGGCGGCCATGGGCGTGGCATTGCTGCTGCCCCTGACCTTTGGGATGGAACCTTCGGCCGGTTTGATCATGCTGGGTGGCATCTATTGCGGAGCCATTTTCGGGGGCTCCATTTCGGCCATCCTGATCCACACGCCGGGCACACCGGCTTCGGCGGCCACGGCCATCGACGGCTACGCCATGACCCTGAAGGGCAAGGCCGGGAAAGCGCTGGCCACAGCCTGCATCGCCTCCTTCTGGGGCGGTCTGCTGAGCTGCATTTCCCTGTATTTCTTCGCCCCGGCCCTGGCCCGGCTGGCCATGGAATTCGGCAGCCCGGAATACTTCTGGCTGAGCCTGTTCGGCCTGACCATTATCGCCGGCATCAACACCGATTCCATGATCCTGGGACTGATGAGCGGAGCCTTCGGGCTGGTACTTTCCACCATCGGCATGGACCCCATGCAGGGGGTGGAACGGTTCATGTTCGGCCAGGATTCCCTGTATAACGGCATCAACATCACCTGCGCTCTGATCGGGCTGTTCTCCATGAGCCAGGCCTTCATCCTGGCGGAAAAGGCCATTGTGAAACGGGCCAAAGCCGCCAACTTCAAGGACAGGATCATGCTGAGCCTGCAGGAAATGAAGCAGATCACCCCTACCGTGATCCGCAGCTGGATCATCGGCAACATCATCGGCATCCTGCCCGGAGCCGGTGCCTCCATCGCCTGCTTCCTGGGCTATAACGAAGCCAAGCGGTTCTCCAAACATCCGGAGGAATTCGGGAAAGGTTCCATTGAAGGGATCGCCGGGTCGGAAGCAGCCAACAACGCCGTGACCGGCGGTTCTCTGATCCCCACCCTGACCCTGGGCATTCCTGGGGAAAGCGTGACGGCCGTCCTGATGGGCGGGCTGATCATCCATGGGCTGCAGCCCGGACCGGAACTCTTTACAAAGTATGCTCCCATGACGTATACTTTCTTTGGCGGTTTCGTGGTGATCCAGTTCTTCATGCTGGCCATCGGCCTGTTGGGCTGCCGGCTGTTTGCCAAGATTGCCCGGGTGTCCGATGCCATCCTGATCCCCAGCATCTTTGTGCTGTGCGTGGTGGGTTCCTTTGCCATCAACAACAGTGCCTTTGATGTGAAGGTCATGTTCGTCTTCGGCATCATCGGCTATCTGATGCGCAAATGCAACATGAATACGGCAGCGGTGGTGCTGGCCCTGATCCTGGGGCCTCTGGGCGAAAAAGGATTGCGCCGCAGCCTGAGTCTGTCAGGCGGCGATACAAGCATCCTGCTCTCCACCAACATCTGCAAGATCCTGCTGGCCCTGTGCCTGCTGAGTCTGCTCTCCCCCTTTGTGATGAAGCTCTTCAAGAAGGAAAAGAAAGCCGATGAAGCGGTACTGGAAGCAGAAGACAAAGAGATCCGGGAAGCCGAAAAGGAGAAGAAAGAGTAG
- a CDS encoding tripartite tricarboxylate transporter TctB family protein: MKKSELSVVIFMLGFCAFFFYETLQLPPAAQSYPKFVIGLLTVLTLMQLVKMGVSGHGHYKVVNDLPEVWKGFLSRQFFTFFFGCISFFVLMYLVGFYLSAIIYLVGMMHYFHIAGKYMAITVAVLMVLIYVVFSEFLAVPLPDGLLLEEIL, translated from the coding sequence ATGAAAAAATCGGAACTTAGTGTAGTGATCTTTATGCTGGGGTTCTGTGCCTTCTTCTTTTACGAAACACTGCAATTGCCTCCGGCGGCACAGAGCTACCCCAAATTCGTCATCGGCCTTCTGACCGTGCTGACCCTGATGCAGCTGGTCAAGATGGGCGTAAGCGGCCATGGCCACTATAAAGTGGTCAACGACCTGCCAGAAGTCTGGAAGGGCTTCCTGTCCAGGCAGTTCTTTACCTTTTTCTTCGGCTGTATCAGCTTCTTTGTGCTCATGTACCTGGTTGGTTTCTATCTTTCTGCCATCATCTATCTGGTTGGCATGATGCACTATTTCCACATTGCCGGAAAGTATATGGCCATCACCGTTGCGGTACTGATGGTCCTGATCTATGTAGTGTTCAGCGAGTTCCTGGCCGTGCCGCTGCCGGACGGGCTGCTGCTGGAAGAAATCCTGTGA
- a CDS encoding Bug family tripartite tricarboxylate transporter substrate binding protein, which translates to MKLKKWLAASALCALTVAVAACGGKTAQKNQGEWKPKKDIKVIVAYKAGSGTDTGARVLCKDAEKFVGKTLVIENKPGADGKIGWTELAKAKPDGYTIGFINLPTYTTLALAKNAPFDDKSIVPICNHLKETGVVVVRKDSKFNSLKELVEYAKAHPGELKASTNGVQASNHTAAQLLSTTAKFQYNAVPYGGTADQLLALRQGEVDFSCAKLGDVEPLIRGNNPALKLLGVFSEKRLDAYKDVPTLGELGYYNKWYGSARALVAPKGTPENIIKFYEDAFKMTMTDEQTIRDHKNAGLELHYMDSKELGKLIQEQMTFCKDVVSKLYTNA; encoded by the coding sequence ATGAAACTGAAGAAATGGCTGGCGGCTTCTGCCCTCTGTGCGCTGACGGTAGCGGTGGCTGCCTGCGGAGGAAAGACGGCCCAGAAGAACCAGGGAGAATGGAAACCCAAGAAGGACATCAAGGTGATCGTTGCGTACAAGGCCGGGTCCGGTACGGATACCGGGGCCCGGGTGCTGTGCAAGGACGCGGAGAAGTTCGTGGGCAAGACCCTGGTCATCGAAAACAAACCGGGTGCGGATGGCAAAATCGGCTGGACGGAACTGGCCAAGGCCAAACCGGACGGCTATACCATCGGTTTCATCAATCTTCCCACCTACACCACCCTGGCCCTGGCCAAGAATGCTCCCTTTGATGACAAGAGCATCGTCCCCATCTGCAACCACCTGAAGGAAACCGGTGTGGTAGTGGTCCGGAAGGACAGCAAGTTCAACAGCCTGAAGGAACTGGTGGAATACGCCAAGGCCCATCCCGGCGAACTGAAGGCTTCCACCAACGGCGTGCAGGCTTCCAACCATACGGCGGCCCAACTGCTTTCCACCACGGCCAAATTCCAATACAATGCGGTGCCCTACGGCGGTACGGCTGACCAGCTGCTGGCCCTGCGTCAGGGCGAAGTGGATTTCTCCTGCGCCAAACTTGGCGATGTGGAACCTCTGATCCGCGGCAACAACCCTGCCCTGAAACTGCTGGGTGTGTTCAGTGAAAAACGGCTGGATGCCTACAAGGATGTCCCCACCCTGGGTGAACTGGGCTACTATAACAAATGGTATGGTTCTGCCCGTGCTCTGGTGGCACCGAAGGGCACTCCGGAAAACATCATCAAATTCTACGAAGACGCCTTCAAGATGACCATGACCGATGAACAGACCATCCGGGATCACAAGAACGCCGGACTGGAACTCCATTACATGGACAGCAAGGAACTGGGCAAACTGATCCAGGAACAGATGACCTTCTGCAAAGACGTGGTCAGCAAGCTGTACACCAATGCGTGA
- a CDS encoding glycerol dehydrogenase — translation MARLRLMRAPLKYVQGKGALLEFYNYFKDLGKNWLFICSRSGNRTCHDPLEKGFGDSDTHRHYEVFGGISSVGEIEKFRKMVREESIDVVVGVGGGSAIDTAKATAYYEGKRVVIIPTVVATDAPCTGLSVIYNDDGSFNTYLFYPNNPDGVLVDSDIIAHAPVKFLVAGMGDALGTYFEARACYRTDAPSLENGGITRSAMALCELCYETLRNYGAQAKMAVEKQVVTPALDAIIEANVYLSGVGADNGGLACAHSFYNGITSLGGHSAPHGNCVAFGTLVQLVLEGVEEDEFRDVQGFCKEVGLPTTLAELGITTDEQIRQIAKAACVPGESIHNMVADVTEDQLYAAIVQADALGK, via the coding sequence ATGGCAAGACTTCGTTTGATGCGTGCACCGTTAAAGTATGTACAGGGCAAAGGGGCCCTGCTGGAATTCTACAATTACTTCAAGGATCTGGGCAAAAACTGGCTGTTCATCTGCAGCCGCAGCGGCAACCGTACCTGTCACGATCCCCTGGAAAAGGGCTTTGGCGATTCTGATACCCACCGCCATTATGAGGTGTTCGGCGGCATCTCCAGCGTAGGAGAAATCGAGAAGTTCCGGAAAATGGTCCGGGAGGAATCCATCGACGTGGTAGTGGGCGTGGGGGGCGGTTCCGCCATCGACACGGCCAAGGCCACGGCCTACTATGAAGGCAAGCGGGTGGTGATCATCCCCACGGTGGTGGCTACCGATGCTCCCTGTACCGGCCTGTCCGTGATCTACAATGATGACGGTTCCTTCAACACCTATCTGTTCTATCCCAACAACCCGGACGGAGTGCTGGTGGACAGTGACATCATCGCCCATGCTCCGGTGAAATTCCTGGTGGCCGGTATGGGGGACGCCCTGGGGACTTATTTTGAAGCCCGGGCCTGCTACCGCACCGACGCTCCCAGCCTGGAAAACGGCGGCATTACCCGCAGCGCCATGGCCCTGTGCGAACTGTGCTATGAGACCCTGCGCAACTACGGTGCCCAGGCCAAAATGGCCGTGGAAAAACAGGTGGTCACCCCGGCCCTGGATGCCATCATCGAGGCCAATGTGTACCTGTCCGGAGTGGGCGCCGACAACGGCGGCCTGGCCTGCGCCCATTCCTTCTATAACGGCATCACTTCCCTGGGTGGCCACAGTGCGCCCCATGGCAACTGCGTAGCCTTCGGCACCCTGGTGCAGCTGGTGCTGGAAGGGGTGGAAGAGGACGAATTCCGGGATGTGCAGGGCTTCTGCAAAGAAGTGGGTCTGCCCACCACCCTGGCCGAACTGGGGATCACCACCGATGAGCAGATCCGCCAGATCGCCAAAGCCGCCTGCGTACCCGGCGAAAGCATCCACAACATGGTGGCCGACGTGACGGAAGACCAGTTGTACGCCGCCATTGTGCAGGCCGACGCGCTGGGGAAATAA
- a CDS encoding MATE family efflux transporter — MTKEQQKYKKMLERPVKPLIASLALPSIVSMLCTSFYNMADTYFVSKLDTASTAAVGVAFSTMAILHAIAFFFGMGSGNSMSRLLGAKRRPEAEVMASTAFFYAFVCGILIAFLGNLFAPQLAVLIGSTPTILPYAIQYMGIVLMGAPWMITSLVMNNHLRFQGSAAFGMVGITIGGFLNMFLDPLFIFQFHMGVAGAALATILSQGVSFCILFAMTRRGGNIPIRLGNIHPSRAIWKEIVAGGAPSLVRQGTQSLSTIFLNVSAGAFGDAAIAAMSIVTRLSFFAASVIIGFGQGFQPVCGFSYGARKFGRLREGFWFAVKAGTVFSLLAALVAISFATPILEQFRDDPLVIAIGTRTLRCQAYTFVLVPLTILTNMCLQTTRRTAGAMVVAAGRSGLFLVPALLVLPALWGLDGLVWCQSVSDVCAFTLAALLIRKFLRTIPAKDQG, encoded by the coding sequence ATGACAAAAGAACAACAAAAATACAAAAAAATGCTGGAAAGGCCGGTGAAGCCCCTGATCGCTTCCCTGGCCCTGCCTTCCATCGTGAGCATGTTGTGTACCAGTTTTTACAACATGGCCGACACCTATTTCGTCAGCAAACTGGACACCGCTTCTACAGCGGCGGTGGGGGTGGCCTTTTCCACCATGGCGATCCTCCATGCCATCGCCTTTTTCTTCGGCATGGGGTCCGGCAACAGTATGAGCCGTCTCCTGGGGGCCAAAAGGCGTCCGGAGGCAGAAGTGATGGCCTCCACGGCCTTTTTCTATGCCTTTGTCTGCGGGATCCTCATCGCGTTTCTGGGCAATCTGTTTGCGCCCCAGCTGGCCGTGCTCATCGGTTCCACGCCCACCATCCTGCCCTATGCCATCCAATATATGGGCATCGTCCTCATGGGGGCCCCCTGGATGATAACCAGCCTGGTCATGAACAACCACCTGCGTTTCCAGGGCAGTGCCGCTTTCGGCATGGTAGGCATCACCATCGGAGGCTTCCTGAATATGTTTCTGGATCCGCTGTTCATTTTTCAATTCCACATGGGCGTGGCCGGGGCAGCTCTGGCCACCATCCTGAGCCAGGGAGTCAGCTTCTGTATCCTGTTTGCCATGACGAGGCGGGGAGGGAACATCCCCATCCGGCTGGGGAACATCCATCCCTCCCGGGCCATCTGGAAGGAAATCGTGGCCGGCGGGGCGCCTTCCCTGGTACGGCAGGGCACCCAGAGCCTTTCCACCATCTTCCTGAACGTGTCCGCCGGGGCTTTCGGCGATGCAGCCATTGCGGCCATGAGCATCGTCACCCGGCTCAGCTTCTTTGCAGCTTCGGTGATCATCGGCTTCGGCCAGGGGTTCCAGCCCGTATGCGGGTTCAGCTACGGGGCTCGGAAATTTGGCCGGCTGCGGGAAGGGTTCTGGTTCGCCGTCAAGGCGGGGACGGTGTTTTCCCTGCTGGCTGCCCTGGTGGCCATTTCCTTCGCCACCCCCATCCTGGAACAGTTCCGGGATGATCCTCTGGTCATCGCCATCGGCACCCGGACCCTGCGCTGCCAGGCCTATACCTTCGTGCTGGTGCCTCTCACCATTTTGACCAACATGTGCCTGCAGACCACCCGCCGCACAGCCGGTGCCATGGTAGTGGCCGCCGGACGGAGCGGGCTGTTCCTGGTGCCGGCCCTTCTGGTACTGCCGGCGCTCTGGGGGCTGGACGGCCTGGTATGGTGCCAGAGCGTATCCGATGTCTGCGCCTTCACACTGGCTGCCCTGCTGATCCGGAAGTTTCTCCGGACCATCCCGGCAAAGGACCAGGGGTAA
- a CDS encoding glucose-1-phosphate adenylyltransferase: MRKSNCLAMILAGGKGSRLGVLTKDLAKPGLLFGGKYRIIDFPLSNCRNSGISTVGILTQYQPLELNWYIGNGSSWNLDSDVGGTFVLPPYQSDGGSNWYRGTADAIYQNLNFVDMVGDDYVLILSGDHIYSMDYAKMLNFHKKHGAQVTIGTIRVPWNEASRFGIMVADGQMKITKFQEKPAKPESNLASMGIYIFNRSILEQYLKADAADEHSDHDFGKNVIPAMLHDQLALYAYPFEGYWKDVGTIDSLWQANMDLLADEPPMDLRNKDWRIYSGNLNFPPHFIGPKGSAKSSLIAEGSEVLGTVTNSVIFYDVVIQEGARVTNSVIMPGTVVEKNAVVEKAILGEHCVVEAGATFRNSDGSVAVLGRGGRCSKAAKEGK; encoded by the coding sequence ATGAGAAAATCCAATTGCCTGGCAATGATCCTGGCCGGTGGCAAGGGCAGTCGCCTGGGCGTATTGACCAAGGACCTGGCCAAGCCGGGCCTGCTGTTCGGCGGTAAATACCGCATCATTGATTTTCCGTTAAGCAATTGCCGGAATTCCGGTATCTCCACCGTAGGCATCCTGACCCAGTACCAGCCCCTGGAACTGAACTGGTACATCGGCAACGGCAGTTCCTGGAACCTGGATTCGGACGTGGGCGGCACCTTCGTACTGCCTCCCTACCAGAGTGACGGGGGCAGCAACTGGTACCGGGGCACCGCGGACGCCATTTACCAGAACCTGAATTTCGTGGATATGGTGGGGGACGATTATGTCCTGATCCTGTCCGGGGACCACATCTATTCCATGGACTATGCCAAAATGCTGAATTTCCACAAAAAGCACGGGGCCCAGGTAACCATCGGCACCATCCGGGTACCCTGGAACGAAGCCAGCCGCTTCGGCATCATGGTGGCCGACGGCCAGATGAAGATCACCAAATTCCAGGAGAAGCCGGCCAAACCGGAAAGCAACCTGGCTTCCATGGGCATTTACATCTTCAACCGGAGCATCCTGGAACAATACCTGAAGGCCGATGCCGCCGACGAACACAGCGACCACGATTTCGGCAAGAACGTGATCCCCGCCATGCTCCACGATCAGCTGGCCCTGTATGCGTACCCGTTCGAAGGGTACTGGAAGGACGTGGGCACCATCGACAGCCTGTGGCAGGCCAATATGGACCTGCTGGCCGACGAACCGCCCATGGACCTGCGCAACAAAGACTGGCGCATCTATTCCGGCAACCTGAATTTCCCGCCTCATTTCATCGGTCCCAAGGGGTCCGCCAAGAGCTCTCTCATTGCGGAAGGGTCCGAAGTGCTGGGCACCGTGACCAACTCCGTCATCTTCTATGACGTGGTCATCCAGGAGGGGGCCCGGGTGACCAACTCCGTAATCATGCCCGGTACCGTGGTGGAAAAGAATGCCGTGGTGGAGAAAGCCATCCTGGGCGAACACTGCGTGGTGGAAGCCGGAGCCACTTTCCGCAACAGCGACGGCAGCGTGGCCGTACTGGGCCGTGGCGGACGATGCAGCAAAGCAGCCAAGGAGGGGAAATAA